From a region of the Haloferax volcanii DS2 genome:
- a CDS encoding AMP-dependent synthetase/ligase encodes MDWRDAEAAFDDPVIERTTLPRMFEASASRNASRVAQRYKGGIYRRSLVAEGVVPAAPDGDYAGLTYDEMRGIVRRLAAGFRDLGIESGDRVGVLSHTRMEWAQTDFAVLAAGGVVTTVYTSSSERQTQYLLSDPGADAVVVENEALLERVLAVEDELDLRFIVVVDEYDGHDDREDVLTLGELYRRGEEAYDEAAYESWLDERDPEDLASLIYTSGTTGQPKGVRLTHWNFRSNVNESYRRFGPRPDKGDTPVIGPDAVTLSFLPLAHVFERMAGHFMMFAAGATVAYAESPDTLREDFQLVRPTVGTSVPRVYEKLYDAIRAQASESPAKKRVFEWAVGVGQAYHTTDAPGYLLTAKHRLADRLVFGQVRDALGGNLDFFISGGGSLSAELCALYHAMGLPIYEGYGLTETSPVISVNPPEAPKIGTIGYPLRNVETKLDTTVVGDQLGEAGGEVGELLVRGPSVTEGYWNDPEETEAAFVEDDEGRRWFRTGDVVERRPDGYIAFRERAKQILVLSTGKNVAPGPIEDAFASSPVVEQCMVLGDGRKFVSALIVPSFDGLREWAAEEGIDLPDDPKAVCRDDRVYERIETEVDAANENFESYERIKQFRVVPEEFSEGNDLMTPTMKKKRRNILDRYADEVSLIYDEDRGTEERRSRERDATQ; translated from the coding sequence ATGGACTGGCGGGACGCGGAGGCGGCGTTCGACGACCCTGTCATCGAGCGGACGACCCTCCCACGGATGTTCGAAGCGAGCGCCTCGCGGAACGCCTCGCGGGTCGCGCAGCGATACAAAGGCGGCATCTATCGGCGGTCGCTGGTCGCTGAGGGCGTCGTTCCGGCGGCCCCCGACGGCGACTACGCCGGTCTGACCTACGACGAGATGCGGGGCATCGTCCGCCGCCTCGCGGCAGGGTTCCGCGACCTCGGCATCGAGAGCGGCGACCGCGTCGGCGTCCTCTCGCACACGCGCATGGAGTGGGCGCAGACCGACTTCGCGGTCCTCGCCGCGGGCGGCGTCGTCACCACGGTGTACACCTCGTCGTCGGAGCGACAGACGCAGTACTTGCTCTCCGACCCGGGCGCGGACGCCGTCGTGGTCGAAAACGAGGCGCTACTGGAGCGCGTGCTCGCCGTCGAAGACGAGTTGGACCTGCGGTTTATCGTCGTCGTCGACGAGTACGACGGCCACGACGACCGCGAGGACGTGCTGACGCTCGGGGAGCTGTATCGCCGCGGCGAGGAAGCGTACGACGAGGCGGCCTACGAGTCGTGGCTGGACGAGCGCGACCCAGAGGACCTCGCCAGCCTCATCTACACCTCGGGGACGACGGGCCAGCCGAAAGGCGTCCGGCTCACCCACTGGAACTTCCGGTCGAACGTCAACGAGAGCTATCGGCGGTTCGGCCCGCGCCCGGACAAAGGCGATACCCCGGTCATCGGTCCCGACGCGGTGACGCTGTCGTTCCTGCCGCTGGCGCACGTCTTCGAGCGCATGGCCGGCCACTTCATGATGTTCGCGGCGGGCGCGACCGTCGCCTACGCCGAAAGTCCCGACACGCTCCGCGAGGACTTCCAACTCGTCCGACCGACGGTCGGGACGAGCGTCCCTCGCGTGTACGAGAAGCTGTACGACGCGATTCGGGCGCAGGCCAGCGAGTCGCCGGCGAAAAAGCGCGTCTTCGAGTGGGCTGTCGGCGTCGGGCAGGCGTACCACACGACCGACGCGCCGGGCTACCTGCTCACCGCGAAACACCGCCTCGCCGACCGCCTCGTGTTCGGGCAGGTGCGCGACGCACTCGGCGGCAATCTCGACTTCTTCATCAGCGGCGGCGGGAGCCTCTCGGCCGAGCTGTGCGCGCTCTACCACGCGATGGGCCTGCCGATTTACGAGGGCTACGGCCTCACCGAGACCTCGCCGGTCATCTCGGTCAACCCACCCGAAGCGCCGAAAATCGGCACCATCGGCTATCCGCTTCGGAACGTCGAGACGAAACTCGACACGACCGTCGTCGGCGACCAACTCGGCGAGGCGGGCGGCGAGGTGGGCGAACTGCTCGTCCGCGGGCCGAGCGTCACCGAGGGCTACTGGAACGACCCCGAGGAGACCGAGGCGGCGTTCGTCGAGGACGACGAGGGGAGACGCTGGTTCCGCACCGGCGACGTGGTCGAACGCCGGCCCGACGGCTACATCGCCTTCCGCGAGCGTGCCAAGCAGATTCTCGTCCTCTCGACGGGGAAGAACGTCGCGCCCGGCCCCATCGAGGACGCGTTCGCCTCCTCGCCGGTGGTCGAGCAGTGCATGGTCCTCGGCGACGGCCGCAAGTTCGTCTCGGCGCTCATCGTCCCGAGTTTCGACGGCCTGCGGGAGTGGGCCGCCGAGGAGGGCATCGACCTCCCGGACGACCCGAAGGCCGTCTGCCGCGACGACCGGGTGTACGAGCGCATCGAGACCGAGGTGGACGCGGCCAACGAGAACTTCGAGTCCTACGAGCGAATCAAGCAGTTCCGCGTCGTGCCCGAGGAGTTCTCGGAGGGCAACGACCTGATGACGCCGACGATGAAGAAAAAGCGCCGGAACATCCTCGACCGCTACGCCGACGAGGTGTCTCTCATCTACGACGAGGACCGCGGGACCGAGGAGCGACGGAGTCGCGAGCGGGATGCGACCCAGTGA
- a CDS encoding thiolase family protein produces the protein MPVPVIAAAYRTPFGKAGGVFEDVRSEDLSVTLIDHILDEHDVDPDDVEDLMWGVAQQRAEQDNNVARVIALLSALGEGTPATSINRWCASSMQAIISASDAIAAGNRECIVAGGVESMSRVPMDGDSYEHLHPELSEQYNIFQLQMGMTAEKVAEEYEVSREAQDEFAFRSHQRAAEATDSGRFDDEIVPIETADGVVTEDEGIRRDTSMEILGGLDPAFSGDGSVTAGNSSQITDGAAAVLVTSREFAEDRGLDVLASVGTNNVAGVDPTVMGIGPVPATRGLLDRAGTDIDDYGLVEINEAFASQCEYSRRELGIDADSLNVNGGAIALGHPLGASGARLPVTLIHEMQKRDVDRGLASLCVGFGQGAAIEFSR, from the coding sequence ATGCCAGTGCCAGTCATCGCGGCCGCGTACCGCACGCCGTTCGGCAAGGCGGGCGGCGTGTTCGAAGACGTTCGAAGCGAGGACCTCTCGGTCACGCTCATCGACCACATCCTCGACGAACACGACGTCGACCCCGACGACGTGGAGGACCTGATGTGGGGCGTCGCCCAGCAGCGCGCCGAACAGGACAACAACGTCGCCCGCGTCATCGCGCTCCTGTCGGCCCTCGGCGAGGGGACGCCCGCGACGAGCATCAACCGCTGGTGCGCCTCCTCGATGCAGGCCATCATCTCCGCGTCCGACGCCATCGCCGCCGGTAACCGCGAGTGCATCGTCGCCGGCGGGGTCGAGAGCATGTCCCGCGTGCCGATGGACGGCGATTCCTACGAGCACCTCCACCCCGAACTGAGCGAGCAGTACAACATCTTCCAGTTACAGATGGGGATGACCGCAGAGAAGGTCGCCGAGGAGTACGAGGTCTCCCGGGAGGCCCAAGACGAGTTCGCGTTCCGGAGCCACCAGCGCGCCGCCGAGGCGACCGACTCGGGTCGCTTCGACGACGAAATCGTCCCGATCGAGACGGCCGACGGCGTCGTCACCGAGGACGAGGGCATCCGCCGCGACACCTCGATGGAGATTCTCGGCGGCCTCGACCCCGCCTTCTCGGGCGACGGCTCGGTCACCGCCGGCAACTCCTCGCAGATAACCGACGGCGCGGCCGCCGTCCTCGTCACCAGCCGCGAGTTCGCCGAGGACCGCGGCCTCGACGTGCTGGCCTCGGTCGGCACGAACAACGTCGCCGGCGTCGACCCGACGGTCATGGGCATCGGCCCGGTCCCGGCCACCCGCGGCCTCCTCGACCGCGCCGGCACCGACATCGACGACTACGGCCTCGTCGAAATCAACGAGGCGTTCGCCAGCCAGTGTGAGTACTCCCGGCGCGAACTCGGCATCGACGCGGACAGCCTCAACGTCAACGGCGGCGCAATCGCGCTCGGCCACCCGCTCGGGGCGTCCGGCGCGCGCCTGCCGGTGACGCTCATCCACGAGATGCAGAAGCGCGACGTGGACCGCGGCCTCGCGTCGCTCTGCGTCGGCTTCGGTCAGGGCGCGGCGATAGAGTTCAGCAGATAG
- the nasA gene encoding assimilatory nitrate reductase NasA, giving the protein MRYIRRERWVVSRVAKQVPTTCMRCAVGCGHVHLGSDTAYGLDAVRGDPSHPVNNGLACGRGIRESADPDGSWLTRPLVRENGELRQTSWSDALSRAGDAISDAMADDPDEVAVLGSGQQTNEAAYALGKLARGGIGTRHYDANTTLCMASAVTAYYRAFGSDAPPPTYDDIPEAETHLVWGANPAVAHPVMFRWIRQSADDGDLVVVDPVETKTAGVADDQVAIDPGGDLALAQAILGHLVETDRVDEAFVEEHTEGFDRVIDELPPVEEAASEAGVTLDEVEKLASLLDAPTLVYWGMGVNQSVRGTATAGALVNLCLASGNFGPGSGPFSLTGQANSMGTRVVSSKGTWPGHRPFEHPDHRRTVAEAWDVPVSRLPDDNGPGPVGMFESSPSVVWTVATNPLAGFPDATAAREVLDDSFLVVQDAFRSETVELADVVLPAATWGESEGTTMNMERTVSRVRPATETPPGVRQDLDIIADVAARVAPGLLPRPSVSPSELFDEFAALTEGTDADCSGLSYTRLDGERAVRWPAPDPTSEGGYRYYDDADGESDDPTWSFPTASGKAQFSALSGSSLPEPADESYPLTLTTGREADGYNTGVRTRSDTPDQPVARAHPDTIDAHRDAVVDPEGDRRTTVVSRRASVPATLDPDDAVPPGLVWLSIHHPMTNRLTSPAVDPQSNEPNFKQCAVRLEHPETTAASDRLAAEVSD; this is encoded by the coding sequence ATGCGGTACATTCGACGCGAGCGGTGGGTGGTGAGTCGCGTGGCGAAACAAGTCCCCACGACCTGCATGCGCTGTGCGGTCGGCTGTGGCCACGTCCACCTCGGCTCGGATACGGCGTACGGTCTCGACGCGGTCCGGGGCGACCCCTCGCATCCCGTGAACAACGGGCTAGCCTGCGGTCGCGGCATCCGCGAGTCGGCCGACCCCGACGGCTCGTGGCTCACGCGACCGCTCGTCAGGGAGAACGGCGAACTCCGGCAGACCTCGTGGTCGGACGCGCTTTCGCGCGCGGGAGACGCTATCAGCGACGCGATGGCCGACGACCCCGACGAGGTCGCCGTCCTCGGCAGCGGCCAACAGACGAACGAGGCCGCCTACGCCCTCGGAAAACTCGCTCGCGGCGGTATCGGCACCAGACACTACGACGCGAACACGACGCTCTGCATGGCGAGCGCGGTCACGGCCTACTACCGCGCCTTCGGGAGCGACGCGCCGCCGCCGACCTACGACGACATCCCCGAGGCGGAGACGCACCTCGTCTGGGGGGCGAACCCGGCGGTCGCCCATCCCGTGATGTTCCGGTGGATTCGCCAGTCGGCCGACGACGGCGACCTCGTCGTCGTCGACCCCGTCGAGACGAAAACCGCGGGCGTCGCCGACGACCAAGTCGCCATCGACCCCGGCGGCGACCTCGCGCTGGCGCAGGCGATTCTCGGACACCTCGTCGAGACCGACCGCGTTGACGAGGCGTTCGTCGAGGAACATACCGAAGGGTTCGACCGCGTCATCGACGAACTCCCCCCGGTCGAGGAGGCGGCGTCGGAGGCCGGCGTCACCCTCGACGAGGTCGAGAAACTGGCGTCGCTCCTCGACGCGCCCACGCTCGTCTACTGGGGCATGGGCGTCAACCAGAGCGTCCGGGGCACCGCGACCGCCGGCGCGCTCGTGAACCTCTGTCTCGCCTCCGGCAATTTCGGCCCCGGGTCCGGCCCCTTCTCGCTCACCGGGCAGGCGAACTCGATGGGCACCCGCGTGGTCTCCTCGAAGGGGACGTGGCCCGGCCACCGACCGTTCGAACACCCGGACCACCGCCGGACCGTCGCCGAGGCGTGGGACGTGCCCGTCTCTCGGCTCCCCGACGACAACGGACCCGGGCCGGTCGGCATGTTCGAGTCGTCGCCCTCGGTGGTCTGGACCGTTGCGACCAACCCGCTCGCCGGGTTCCCGGACGCGACGGCCGCCCGCGAGGTCCTCGACGACTCGTTCCTCGTCGTGCAGGACGCCTTCCGGTCGGAGACGGTCGAACTCGCGGACGTGGTGCTCCCCGCGGCGACGTGGGGAGAGTCCGAGGGGACCACGATGAACATGGAGCGGACGGTCTCGCGGGTCCGCCCGGCCACCGAGACGCCGCCGGGCGTCAGGCAGGACCTCGACATCATCGCCGACGTGGCCGCCCGCGTCGCGCCCGGGTTGCTCCCGAGACCGTCGGTCTCACCGAGCGAACTGTTCGACGAGTTCGCCGCGCTCACCGAGGGGACCGACGCCGACTGCTCGGGGCTGTCGTACACGCGACTCGACGGCGAGCGCGCCGTCCGCTGGCCCGCGCCGGACCCGACGAGCGAGGGCGGATACCGCTACTACGACGACGCCGACGGGGAGTCGGACGACCCGACGTGGTCGTTCCCGACGGCGTCCGGGAAGGCCCAGTTCAGCGCGCTCTCGGGGTCGTCGCTCCCCGAACCCGCCGACGAGTCGTACCCGCTGACGCTCACGACCGGCCGCGAGGCCGACGGGTACAACACCGGGGTCCGCACGCGGAGCGACACGCCGGACCAGCCGGTCGCCCGCGCGCATCCCGACACTATCGACGCGCACCGCGACGCAGTCGTCGACCCCGAGGGCGACCGCCGAACCACCGTCGTCTCCCGTCGGGCGTCGGTCCCGGCGACGCTCGACCCCGACGACGCCGTCCCGCCGGGCCTCGTCTGGCTCTCTATTCACCATCCCATGACAAACCGACTTACCAGCCCTGCGGTCGACCCGCAGTCGAACGAACCGAACTTCAAGCAGTGCGCCGTCCGCCTCGAACACCCCGAGACGACAGCCGCCTCCGACCGCCTCGCCGCCGAGGTGAGCGACTGA
- a CDS encoding MBL fold metallo-hydrolase, whose product MAIGDVEPVPDSTDLYYVDSGMYEVEKYGTVYLVDAERPALVDTGIAADREAVFGMLDEVGVDDLAYILPTHVHLDHAGGAGYLAERYPDATVMTHELGAPHLVDPSRLIEGTKAAVEDQWRFYDEPLPIEEDRVEGLTDGDEIDLGDRTLTVHHAPGHAPHQVMFHDDGDDVLFVGDALGIWEPRSRTLRQTSPPSQFHLQKALDDVRTIEDIDPETVCFGHFGPKPYDTDLAEKYKRVLVEWVEAIRQKRAELGVDEAVIDHFVEHTQMDEEWGERKARDEERLNTRGVLGYLDYIGDDE is encoded by the coding sequence ATGGCTATTGGCGACGTCGAACCCGTCCCGGACAGCACGGACCTCTACTACGTCGACAGCGGGATGTACGAGGTGGAGAAGTACGGCACGGTCTACCTCGTCGACGCCGAGAGGCCGGCGCTCGTCGACACCGGCATCGCCGCCGACAGGGAGGCGGTCTTCGGAATGCTCGACGAGGTCGGCGTCGACGACCTCGCGTACATCCTGCCGACGCACGTCCACCTCGACCATGCGGGCGGCGCGGGCTACCTCGCCGAGCGCTACCCCGACGCGACCGTCATGACCCACGAACTCGGTGCGCCGCACCTCGTTGACCCCTCGCGGCTCATCGAGGGCACGAAGGCGGCCGTCGAAGACCAGTGGCGCTTCTACGACGAACCGCTCCCCATCGAGGAAGACCGCGTCGAGGGCCTCACCGACGGCGACGAAATCGACCTCGGCGACCGGACGCTCACGGTCCACCACGCGCCCGGCCACGCGCCGCATCAGGTGATGTTCCACGACGACGGCGACGACGTGCTGTTCGTCGGCGACGCGCTCGGCATCTGGGAGCCGCGGTCGCGGACGCTCCGCCAGACCTCGCCGCCCTCGCAGTTCCACCTCCAGAAGGCGCTCGACGACGTGCGGACCATCGAGGACATCGACCCCGAGACGGTCTGTTTCGGCCACTTCGGCCCGAAGCCCTACGACACCGACCTCGCCGAGAAGTACAAGCGCGTCCTCGTGGAGTGGGTCGAGGCCATCCGACAGAAGCGCGCGGAGCTCGGCGTCGACGAGGCCGTCATCGACCACTTCGTCGAACACACCCAGATGGACGAGGAGTGGGGCGAGCGGAAGGCCCGCGACGAAGAGCGCCTGAACACCCGCGGCGTGCTCGGCTACCTCGACTACATCGGCGACGACGAGTGA
- a CDS encoding SLC13 family permease: protein MIRGVTKTARGRFSVFTLALVASLALAFGPSLEGLSTRGQYALATMVFAGILWVSGALPLAVTALSIPVLLTAYGVYGDIDPALAGFADHLIFLFIAGFMLANALQKYNIDRRIALWLMAVMGSSPRRLILAIMLATAFLSMWVSNTATTAMMTPIALGVLAQVLGREEVYEADAAEGSFSNMQIATLLGTAYAASVGGVGTLIGTPPNAVVATQLNALLGYDIGFAEWLLVGLPIVAITLPIVWYLLTFRFYPPEVDDVEGAREQAREYLADEGALSTRGRRVAYIFAVTAGLWVLGGLDLAFEGVLSDQVFNTLFGTAEGTTLLGVEGHQGLLYYVMVGMVSIPALVLADTMEWDELVDIDWGTILLFGGGISLADAFASTGATRWLAEAVFGSLTGAPIVLVVGAIVLLVIFLTEMTSNTATATIIVPVLIGIGSVFAATLGLTEVSAAVFLAVSGAIAASFAFALPVATPPNAIVFGSGHIKQSHMMRAGAVLNVVMTGVLTILIWFLFQFVWPAFLW, encoded by the coding sequence ATGATACGCGGTGTTACAAAGACTGCTCGCGGACGATTTTCCGTCTTCACGCTCGCCCTCGTCGCGTCCCTCGCGCTGGCCTTCGGGCCGTCGCTTGAGGGACTCTCGACGCGGGGACAGTACGCATTAGCGACGATGGTGTTCGCCGGCATCCTCTGGGTGTCCGGCGCGCTCCCTCTCGCGGTGACGGCGCTGTCGATACCGGTGTTGCTCACGGCCTACGGCGTCTACGGCGATATCGACCCGGCGCTGGCGGGCTTCGCTGACCACCTCATCTTCCTCTTCATCGCCGGCTTCATGCTGGCGAACGCGCTCCAGAAGTACAACATCGACCGCCGCATCGCGCTGTGGCTCATGGCTGTCATGGGGTCGTCGCCGCGGCGGCTCATCCTCGCTATCATGCTCGCCACGGCGTTCCTGTCGATGTGGGTTTCGAACACCGCGACGACGGCGATGATGACGCCCATCGCGCTCGGCGTCCTCGCGCAGGTGCTCGGCCGCGAGGAGGTCTACGAGGCCGACGCCGCCGAGGGCTCCTTCTCGAACATGCAGATAGCGACGCTCCTCGGCACCGCCTACGCCGCGAGCGTCGGCGGGGTCGGAACCCTCATCGGCACGCCGCCGAACGCGGTCGTCGCCACCCAGCTCAACGCGCTCCTCGGCTACGACATCGGCTTCGCGGAGTGGCTCCTCGTCGGCCTCCCAATCGTCGCCATCACCCTCCCCATCGTCTGGTATCTCCTCACGTTCCGGTTCTACCCGCCCGAGGTCGACGACGTTGAGGGTGCCCGCGAACAGGCCCGCGAGTACCTCGCCGACGAGGGCGCGCTCTCGACCCGCGGCCGCCGGGTCGCGTACATCTTCGCCGTCACCGCCGGGTTGTGGGTGCTCGGCGGCCTCGACCTCGCGTTCGAGGGCGTCCTCTCGGACCAGGTGTTCAACACCCTGTTCGGCACCGCCGAGGGGACGACCCTCCTCGGCGTCGAGGGCCATCAGGGCCTCCTGTACTACGTGATGGTCGGGATGGTCTCCATCCCGGCGCTCGTCCTCGCGGACACGATGGAGTGGGACGAACTGGTCGACATCGACTGGGGGACGATTCTCCTCTTCGGCGGCGGCATCTCGCTGGCCGACGCGTTCGCCTCCACGGGCGCGACGCGGTGGCTCGCCGAGGCCGTCTTCGGCTCCTTGACCGGCGCGCCCATCGTCCTCGTCGTCGGCGCTATCGTGCTTCTCGTCATCTTCCTCACGGAGATGACCTCGAACACCGCCACGGCGACCATCATCGTCCCCGTGCTCATCGGTATCGGGAGCGTCTTCGCGGCGACGCTCGGGCTCACCGAGGTCTCCGCGGCGGTGTTCCTCGCGGTCAGCGGGGCCATCGCGGCCTCGTTCGCGTTCGCGCTGCCGGTGGCGACGCCCCCGAACGCCATCGTCTTCGGGAGCGGCCACATCAAGCAGTCCCACATGATGCGGGCCGGGGCCGTCCTCAACGTCGTGATGACCGGCGTGCTGACCATCCTCATCTGGTTCCTCTTCCAGTTCGTCTGGCCGGCGTTCCTCTGGTAG
- a CDS encoding cation:proton antiporter domain-containing protein, with protein sequence MAAAGGANLIPLVAAIIGIGVVSQVLSDRFQVPSVVFLIASGILLGPEVLGVISPDSFGNALQAIVGLSVAIIVFEGAFHLRIDKLREAPAATFRLVTVGAIISFVATGVVVHYALGAPWPVSFLVGALLVATGPTVIAPILEVVPVRDRVGAALDTEGIVNDVTAAIVAVVIFEAILEGVSSPDALVTLFAERLGVGVVVGAIVAGSLYYALRYVDLSPGNAPQNARLLVLAGALVSYAAADYVATEAGIAAVATAGILLGNADVPYEEEISAFKGDITLLVLSFVFIALAALLDFQNLLNLGVGGLAVVAAVALVIRPFLVFVSARGDRFTREEKLFMSFVGPRGIIPASVASLFAIALQEEATRLAAEGMTQQAAALNQSASILVGTVFLVILTTVVFEAGLARRIAEYLDVIPMRVLIIGGGKVGRALAERLADRGENVVLIEQDQEVVQTARNMGFTVHHGDGADTSVLRSAGAANAKFVVAATGDDDVNLLVAQLANSKFDPESVLARANNPDNVEAFEELGVRTISSTIATAQALDNYIERPSMSNWMGEIGRSGDVQEVEVTAERLIGRTIREVGPELPDGCLVTLVSRNGDTTVPNAEYTLQEGDRITIIGEREAVRDAEELVNPE encoded by the coding sequence GTGGCCGCAGCAGGAGGGGCGAACCTCATCCCGCTCGTCGCCGCGATAATCGGCATCGGCGTGGTCTCGCAGGTGCTCTCGGACCGCTTTCAGGTCCCCAGCGTCGTGTTCCTCATCGCGTCGGGCATCCTGCTCGGCCCGGAGGTCCTCGGCGTCATCTCTCCCGACTCGTTCGGGAACGCACTACAGGCCATCGTCGGTCTCTCGGTCGCTATCATCGTTTTCGAGGGCGCGTTCCACCTTCGAATCGACAAGCTACGGGAAGCGCCGGCCGCGACGTTCCGACTCGTCACCGTCGGCGCGATAATCTCGTTCGTCGCGACGGGCGTCGTCGTCCACTACGCGCTCGGCGCGCCGTGGCCGGTGTCGTTCCTCGTGGGCGCGCTCCTCGTCGCGACGGGACCGACGGTCATCGCGCCGATTCTCGAAGTCGTCCCGGTCCGCGACCGGGTCGGCGCGGCGCTCGACACGGAGGGTATCGTCAACGACGTGACGGCGGCCATCGTCGCCGTCGTCATCTTCGAGGCCATCCTCGAAGGCGTCAGTAGTCCCGACGCCCTCGTGACGCTGTTCGCTGAGCGCCTCGGCGTCGGCGTCGTCGTGGGTGCAATCGTCGCCGGGTCGCTGTACTACGCGCTCCGGTACGTCGACCTCTCGCCGGGCAACGCGCCGCAGAACGCGCGCCTGCTCGTCCTCGCCGGCGCGCTCGTGTCCTACGCGGCCGCCGACTACGTCGCCACGGAGGCCGGCATCGCCGCGGTGGCGACCGCCGGCATCCTCCTCGGCAACGCGGACGTGCCGTACGAAGAGGAGATTTCGGCGTTCAAAGGCGACATCACGCTGCTCGTGCTGTCGTTCGTCTTCATCGCCCTCGCGGCGCTGTTGGACTTCCAGAACCTCCTGAATCTCGGCGTCGGCGGCCTCGCCGTCGTCGCCGCCGTCGCGCTCGTGATTCGGCCGTTTTTGGTCTTCGTCTCGGCGCGCGGCGACCGCTTCACGAGAGAAGAGAAGCTCTTCATGAGCTTCGTCGGCCCGCGCGGTATCATCCCCGCGTCCGTGGCCTCGCTGTTCGCTATCGCCCTGCAGGAGGAGGCGACGCGACTGGCGGCCGAGGGAATGACCCAGCAGGCCGCCGCGCTGAACCAGAGCGCCTCGATTCTCGTCGGCACGGTGTTCCTCGTCATCCTGACGACCGTCGTCTTCGAGGCCGGTCTCGCTCGCCGGATTGCAGAATACCTCGACGTCATCCCAATGCGTGTACTCATCATCGGAGGCGGGAAAGTGGGCCGTGCGCTCGCCGAACGCCTCGCAGACCGCGGAGAGAACGTGGTCCTCATCGAGCAGGACCAAGAAGTAGTCCAGACGGCCCGGAACATGGGCTTTACCGTCCATCACGGCGACGGAGCCGACACGAGCGTCTTGCGCTCCGCGGGGGCCGCGAACGCCAAGTTCGTGGTCGCCGCGACCGGCGACGACGACGTGAACCTGCTCGTCGCGCAGTTGGCGAACTCGAAGTTCGACCCCGAGAGCGTCCTCGCGCGGGCGAACAACCCCGACAACGTCGAGGCGTTCGAAGAACTCGGCGTCCGGACCATCTCGTCGACCATCGCCACGGCGCAGGCGCTCGACAACTACATCGAGCGCCCGTCGATGTCGAACTGGATGGGCGAAATCGGTCGCTCCGGCGACGTCCAAGAGGTCGAGGTCACCGCCGAGCGACTCATCGGTCGGACCATCCGCGAGGTCGGACCCGAACTGCCGGACGGCTGTCTCGTCACGCTCGTCTCGCGGAACGGTGACACGACGGTCCCCAACGCGGAGTACACACTCCAGGAAGGCGACCGCATCACCATCATCGGCGAGCGCGAGGCCGTCCGGGACGCAGAAGAGCTAGTCAACCCCGAATAG